The following are encoded together in the Oncorhynchus gorbuscha isolate QuinsamMale2020 ecotype Even-year linkage group LG03, OgorEven_v1.0, whole genome shotgun sequence genome:
- the LOC124030434 gene encoding protein unc-119 homolog B-like isoform X1, with amino-acid sequence MSGAKARIDPPVAAENVSITGHSSAAAARERKPGGGVLKRLKSRQSQVDSRPVTEDDLRTQVGHITPEEVLRLPVATRGYLCKPEDNIFDIDFIRFKIRDLETGTVLFEIAKPPHTEEDEENGEGDMSAGRFVCYQFTTAFLRLRTVGATVEFTVGDRPLNSFRMIERHYFRDHLLKSFDFDFGFCIPNSRNTCEHIYEFPQLSESLVHQMVEHPYETKSDSFYFVDNRLVMHNKADYSYNGGRR; translated from the exons ATGAGCGGAGCTAAAGCTCGCATCGACCCGCCTGTTGCTGCTGAGAATGTCTCGATCACCGGGCACAGTTCCGCGGCTGCTGCGCGGGAGCGCAAGCCAGGTGGAGGGGTTCTGAAGAGACTCAAGTCTCGGCAAAGCCAGGTGGATAGTAGGCCCGTCACAGAAGATGATCTTCGAACACAAGTTGGCCACATCACCCCTGAAGAGGTTCTACGATTGCCGGTTGCTACTCGGG GGTACCTGTGTAAACCAGAGGACAACATCTTCGACATAGATTTTATCCGCTTTAAAATCAGAGACTTGGAGACAGGGACTGTGTTATTTGAAATTGCCAAACCACCTCATACGG aggaagatgaggagaatggagagggagacaTGAGTGCCGGGCGTTTTGTATGCTACCAGTTCACCACTGCATTCCTACGACTGAGGACTGTGGGAGCCAC AGTGGAGTTTACGGTTGGTGACCGCCCTCTGAACAGCTTCAGGATGATTGAAAGGCACTACTTCAGGGATCACCTCCTGAAGAGCTTTGACTTTGACTTCGGCTTCTGTATCCCCAACAGCCGCAACACCTGCGAACACATCTACGAGTTCCCTCAGCTGTCTGAGAGCTTGG TTCATCAGATGGTGGAGCATCCCTACGAGACGAAGTCGGACAGCTTCTACTTCGTAGACAACAGACTGGTCATGCACAACAAGGCAGACTACTCTTATAACGGAGGCAGGCGTTGA
- the LOC124030434 gene encoding protein unc-119 homolog B-like isoform X2, which translates to MSGAKARIDPPVAAENVSITGHSSAAAARERKPGGGVLKRLKSRQSQVDSRPVTEDDLRTQVGHITPEEVLRLPVATREEDEENGEGDMSAGRFVCYQFTTAFLRLRTVGATVEFTVGDRPLNSFRMIERHYFRDHLLKSFDFDFGFCIPNSRNTCEHIYEFPQLSESLVHQMVEHPYETKSDSFYFVDNRLVMHNKADYSYNGGRR; encoded by the exons ATGAGCGGAGCTAAAGCTCGCATCGACCCGCCTGTTGCTGCTGAGAATGTCTCGATCACCGGGCACAGTTCCGCGGCTGCTGCGCGGGAGCGCAAGCCAGGTGGAGGGGTTCTGAAGAGACTCAAGTCTCGGCAAAGCCAGGTGGATAGTAGGCCCGTCACAGAAGATGATCTTCGAACACAAGTTGGCCACATCACCCCTGAAGAGGTTCTACGATTGCCGGTTGCTACTCGGG aggaagatgaggagaatggagagggagacaTGAGTGCCGGGCGTTTTGTATGCTACCAGTTCACCACTGCATTCCTACGACTGAGGACTGTGGGAGCCAC AGTGGAGTTTACGGTTGGTGACCGCCCTCTGAACAGCTTCAGGATGATTGAAAGGCACTACTTCAGGGATCACCTCCTGAAGAGCTTTGACTTTGACTTCGGCTTCTGTATCCCCAACAGCCGCAACACCTGCGAACACATCTACGAGTTCCCTCAGCTGTCTGAGAGCTTGG TTCATCAGATGGTGGAGCATCCCTACGAGACGAAGTCGGACAGCTTCTACTTCGTAGACAACAGACTGGTCATGCACAACAAGGCAGACTACTCTTATAACGGAGGCAGGCGTTGA